One window of the Aquila chrysaetos chrysaetos chromosome 8, bAquChr1.4, whole genome shotgun sequence genome contains the following:
- the CCT4 gene encoding T-complex protein 1 subunit delta, protein MPENTGAKAHGGAGNRAKGTYQDRDKPSQIRFSNISAGKAVADAIRTSLGPKGMDKMIQDAKGDVTITNDGATILKQMQVLHPAAKMLVELSKAQDIEAGDGTTSVVVIAGALLDACSRLLQKGIHPTIISESFQKALDKGIEVLTNMAQPVELSDRETLLNSATTSLNSKVVCQYSSLLSPMSVDAVMKVIDPTTASSVDLRDIKIVKKLGGTIDDCELVEGLVLTQKVANTGVTRVEKAKIGLIQFCLSAPKTDMDNQIVVSDYAQMDRVLREERAYILNLVKQIKKAGCNVLLIQKSILRDALSDLALHFLNKMKIMVVKDIERDDIEFICKTIGTKPVAHIDQFTPDMLGSAELAEEVNLNGSGKLIKITGCTNPGKTVTIVVRGSNKLVLEEAERSIHDALCVIRCLVKKRALIAGGGAPEIELALRLNEYARTLRGMDSYCVRAYGDALEVIPSTLAENAGLNPISTVTELRNRHAQGEKTAGINVRKGGISNILEELVVQPLLVSLSALTLATETVRSILKIDDVVNTR, encoded by the exons ATGCCGGAGAACACGGGGGCCAAAGCCCACGGCGGAGCGGGGAACCGGGCCAAGGGCACCTACCAGGACCGGGATAAACCCTCCCAGATCCGCTTCAGCAACATCTCCGCCGGCaaag CTGTTGCCGATGCAATTAGAACAAGCCTTGGACCAAAGGGAATGGATAAAATG aTTCAGGATGCTAAAGGAGATGTGACAATCACTAATGATGGTGCTACTATTCTGAAACAAATGCAGGTTCTGCACCCTGCAGCCAAAATG TTGGTAGAGCTGTCAAAAGCACAAGATATTGAAGCTGGTGATGGCACTACATCTGTTGTTGTCATTGCTGGAGCTCTTTTGGATGCCTGTTCCAGACTTCTTCAGAAAG GAATCCACCCCACCATCATTTCAGAGTCATTCCAGAAAGCTTTGGATAAAGGTATTGAAGTATTGACCAACATGGCGCAGCCAGTGGAACTGAGTGACAGAGAAACCTTGCTGAATAGTGCAACTACTTCGCTGAATTCAAAG GTTGTGTGTCAGTATTCTAGTTTACTTTCTCCAATGAGTGTGGATGCAGTGATGAAGGTGATTGACCCAACTACAGCTAGTAGCGTGGACCTCAGAGATATTAAAATTGTTAAGAAGTTGGG AGGCACAATTGATGATTGTGAACTGGTTGAAGGCCTAGTGCTGACTCAGAAGGTCGCAAATACTGGTGTAACTAGAGTGGAAAAAGCCAAAATTGGCCTCATTCAGTTCTGCTTGTCTGCTCCAAAGACAGAT atggaCAACCAAATAGTTGTTTCTGATTATGCTCAAATGGACAGAGTACTGCGTGAAGAGAGAGCCTATATTCTAAATTTAGTTAAGCAAATTAAGAAGGCTGGATGCAATGTGCTGCTGATTCAGAAGTCTATTCTGCG GGATGCTCTTAGTGACCTAGCCCTccattttctgaacaaaatgaaGATCATGGTGGTTAAAGACATTGAAAGAGATGACATTGAGTTTATATGTAAG acaaTTGGAACTAAGCCCGTTGCTCATATTGATCAGTTTACTCCTGACATGCTGGGGTCTgctgagctggcagaggaggtCAACTTGAACGGTTCTGGGAAACTAATAAAG ATTACGGGCTGCACAAACCCTGGGAAAACTGTAACCATTGTGGTACGTGGATCCAACAAACTTGTTCTAGAAGAGGCTGAGCGTTCAATTCACGATGCCCTGTGTGTCATAAGATGCTTAGTTAAGAAAAG AGCTTTAATTGCAGGAGGTGGAGCACCAGAGATAGAGTTGGCACTGCGCTTGAACGAGTATGCTCGGACTTTAAGGGGTATGGACTCATATTGCGTCCGTGCGTATGGTGACGCGCTGGAAGTCATACCATCTACACTGGCTGAAAATGCAGGTCTCAATCCTATTTCAACGGTAACGGAGCTGAGAAACAGACACGCTCAAGGGGAGAAAACAGCTGGCATTAATGTCAGAAAG GGTGGCATTTCCAACATCTTGGAGGAATTGGTTGTCCAGCCACTGCTAGTGTCTTTGAGCGCATTGACTCTTGCAACAGAAACTGTGCGCAGTATTCTTAAGATTGATGATGTG GTGAACACCCGGTAA
- the FAM161A gene encoding protein FAM161A isoform X1: MEAAHRAALLAASCLRTPLDPRTRAPAALYERGPPPAAAAQDGFDLDSNTDREQTLSLNRDCDKWIDFSKMCNSNQEYYLKLEELKNAHLETMAKLESMYRNKLYLKGVQPLDKKNASFNMCCRPTWEKSSYQPLNLHKSFSDSDLSDPLGSSISDKSDRELAFEENGSETGSSAFAKQRIEKMWDGFSVEDYISHTKHSLPSSPAFRMIWKKQKAWSPKVTVPRPFQMTIREARKKEQNVKSKSQIEMENNILKKQLEEEAECQKKFRANPVPAAVFLPLYHEILQRNEERRRSVKERSKLKLLASQKPFKFLEREKQRNEIRKMQLRDLSAPEKKTNLFKAKPVPKCVYNPAVNDKLREEELCREIRIRMRAEELLRNSSLPSSRLALKDTNKKKKHKCVEPKETEHKPKIKSSVPDFELLHQKFQKRLLQQKQVKHLTVCEPFDLRTPYIPSNKGKILKDIQGDEEKLKETRWPYASPRHKPQMRHSSANSHLSGFGESKSPRITESTRRRLQALRDSLEEKRKLEEQQKRNRTKQKQRTKKLQKIVTARAEANDPHQSLAQMSKSKLKTFRNYEKQRMQEYLQELQEMEERVKQRPLLFERVTQKNARIAAEKHYSSRLRALGICPEFVSKKGKTTKLLQCSSAEDFNNSTNARERVIEDKVKERESFEEAADSSPRSEQSCEEEEGEERKGVKTSTQDGQSSELEDEEEARASPYAHQPCHAGEAGSSPSSDQHREEEEEEEEAKAGLSLGHSQEEEEDHSRPSSQSGQSHECEEEGQSDPEAEGAFRYEDEEYEHDDSEEKPSDDEAD, encoded by the exons ATGGAGGCGGCTCACCGCGCGGCGCTGCTGGCCGCCTCCTGCCTCCGCACCCCGCTCGACCCGCGCACCCGGGCGCCCGCCGCGCTGTACGAGcgggggccgccgcccgccgccgccgcgcag GATGGTTTTGATTTGGATTCCAATACCGACAGAGAGCAGACACTCTCTCTAAATAGGGACTGTGACAAGTGGATAGACTTTTCCAAAATGTGCAATTCAAATCAAGAATATTACTTGAAGTTAGAAGAGTTGAAGAATGCCCACTTGGAGACCATGGCAAAATTAGAAAGCATGTATCGgaataaactgtatttaaaaggaGTACAGCCCTTGGacaagaaaaatgcttcttttaacATGTGTTGTAG gcCAACTTGGGAGAAGAGCTCGTATCAGCCTCTAAATTTACACAAATCCTTTTCAGACTCTGACTTAAGTGATCCCTTAGGCTCTAGTATATCTGATAAGTCTGACAGAGAATtagcatttgaagaaaatggtaGTGAAACTGGATCATCTGCATTTGCTAAGCAACGGATCGAAAAAATGTGGGACGGGTTTTCTGTGGAAGACTACATCTCTCACACCAAACACAGCTTACCAAGCTCACCAGCCTTCAGAATGatatggaagaaacagaaagcatggTCACCAAAAGTTACTGTGCCCAGGCCTTTCCAGATGACTATCAGAgaagctagaaaaaaagaacagaatgtCAAATCAAAGTCACAgattgaaatggaaaacaacatACTGAAGAAGCAACTAGAGGAAGAAGCAGagtgtcagaagaaattccGAGCCAATCCAgtgcctgctgctgttttccttccactCTACCATGAAATCCTGCAACGAAACGAAGAACGCAGGAGGTCTGTGAAAGAGAGAAGCAAACTCAAGCTCTTGGCTTCTCAGAAGCCATTTAAATTCCTTGAACGAGAGAAGCAAAGGAATGAAATTAGGAAAATGCAATTAAGAGACCTTTCCGcacctgaaaagaaaacaaacctgttcaaagcaaaaccagttcCTAAATGTGTTTATAATCCAGCTGTTAACGACAAGCTAAGGGAGgaagagctctgcagagaaatcaGAATCAGAATGAGAGCTGAAGAGTTGCTACGTAATTCATCTCTACCTAGCAGCAGACTGGCTTTAAAAGATAccaataaaaagaagaaacacaagtGCGTTGAACCAAAGGAAACAGAACATAAACCCAAGATCAAATCAAGTGTTCCAGATTTTGAACTACTACACCAGAAGTTTCAGAAACGGCTCCTGCAACAAAAACAAGTGAAACACCTTACAGTCTGTGAACCTTTTGATCTTCGTACTCCATATATTCCCTCAAACAAGGGGAAGATTTTGAAGGACATTCAAGGGGATgaagaaaagttgaaagaaacACGCTGGCCGTATGCCTCTCCAAGACATAAACCTCAAATGAGACATTCAAGTGCTAATTCGCATCTCTCAGGATTTGGAGAATCTAAATCACCAAGAATCACAGAATCCACAAGACGGCGGCTACAAGCCTTAAG GGATTCActtgaggaaaagagaaagctggaagaacaacaaaaaaggaacagaacaaagcagaaacaaagaacGAAAAAACTCCAGAAAATTGTAACAGCTCGGGCTGAGGCCAATGACCCACATCAGAGCCTAGCTCAGATGTCtaaatccaaattaaaaacattcag GAATTATGAGAAGCAGAGAATGCAAGAATATTTGCAAGAGTTgcaagaaatggaagaaagagtAAAACAAAGGCcattgctttttgaaagagTCACTCAG aaaaatgccagaatagctgcagaaaagcattaTTCTAGCAGACTGAGAGCGCTGGGCATTTGCCCAGagtttgtttcaaagaaaggaaaaacaactaaATTGCTACAATGCTCCAGTGCTGAAGATTTTAATAACTCCACTAATGCCAGAGAAAG AGTCATCGAGGATAAAGTGAAAGAAAGGGAATCCTTTGAGGAAGCAGCTGACAGCAGTCCTCGGTCTGAGCAGTcctgtgaggaggaggagggagaggagagaaaaggtgTCAAAACCTCCACCCAGGATGGCCAATCCAGTGAGCTGGAGGATGAAGAAGAGGCAAGAGCCAGCCCTTATGCTCATCAGCCTTGCCACGCAGGGGAGGCTGGGTCCAGCCCCTCCTCTGACCAGCACcgtgaagaggaggaggaggaagaggaagcaaaGGCAGGCCTGTCGCTTGGCCAttcccaggaggaggaggaggatcaTTCAAGACCCAGCTCTCAGTCTGGCCAGTCCCATGAGTGTGAAGAGGAAGGTCAGTCTGACCCTGAAGCTGAGGGTGCCTTCAGATATGAGGATGAGGAATATGAACATGATGATTCAGAAGAGAAACCTAGCGATGATGAAGCTGACTGA
- the FAM161A gene encoding protein FAM161A isoform X3 codes for MEAAHRAALLAASCLRTPLDPRTRAPAALYERGPPPAAAAQDGFDLDSNTDREQTLSLNRDCDKWIDFSKMCNSNQEYYLKLEELKNAHLETMAKLESMYRNKLYLKGVQPLDKKNASFNMCCRPTWEKSSYQPLNLHKSFSDSDLSDPLGSSISDKSDRELAFEENGSETGSSAFAKQRIEKMWDGFSVEDYISHTKHSLPSSPAFRMIWKKQKAWSPKVTVPRPFQMTIREARKKEQNVKSKSQIEMENNILKKQLEEEAECQKKFRANPVPAAVFLPLYHEILQRNEERRRSVKERSKLKLLASQKPFKFLEREKQRNEIRKMQLRDLSAPEKKTNLFKAKPVPKCVYNPAVNDKLREEELCREIRIRMRAEELLRNSSLPSSRLALKDTNKKKKHKCVEPKETEHKPKIKSSVPDFELLHQKFQKRLLQQKQVKHLTVCEPFDLRTPYIPSNKGKILKDIQGDEEKLKETRWPYASPRHKPQMRHSSANSHLSGFGESKSPRITESTRRRLQALRNYEKQRMQEYLQELQEMEERVKQRPLLFERVTQKNARIAAEKHYSSRLRALGICPEFVSKKGKTTKLLQCSSAEDFNNSTNARERVIEDKVKERESFEEAADSSPRSEQSCEEEEGEERKGVKTSTQDGQSSELEDEEEARASPYAHQPCHAGEAGSSPSSDQHREEEEEEEEAKAGLSLGHSQEEEEDHSRPSSQSGQSHECEEEGQSDPEAEGAFRYEDEEYEHDDSEEKPSDDEAD; via the exons ATGGAGGCGGCTCACCGCGCGGCGCTGCTGGCCGCCTCCTGCCTCCGCACCCCGCTCGACCCGCGCACCCGGGCGCCCGCCGCGCTGTACGAGcgggggccgccgcccgccgccgccgcgcag GATGGTTTTGATTTGGATTCCAATACCGACAGAGAGCAGACACTCTCTCTAAATAGGGACTGTGACAAGTGGATAGACTTTTCCAAAATGTGCAATTCAAATCAAGAATATTACTTGAAGTTAGAAGAGTTGAAGAATGCCCACTTGGAGACCATGGCAAAATTAGAAAGCATGTATCGgaataaactgtatttaaaaggaGTACAGCCCTTGGacaagaaaaatgcttcttttaacATGTGTTGTAG gcCAACTTGGGAGAAGAGCTCGTATCAGCCTCTAAATTTACACAAATCCTTTTCAGACTCTGACTTAAGTGATCCCTTAGGCTCTAGTATATCTGATAAGTCTGACAGAGAATtagcatttgaagaaaatggtaGTGAAACTGGATCATCTGCATTTGCTAAGCAACGGATCGAAAAAATGTGGGACGGGTTTTCTGTGGAAGACTACATCTCTCACACCAAACACAGCTTACCAAGCTCACCAGCCTTCAGAATGatatggaagaaacagaaagcatggTCACCAAAAGTTACTGTGCCCAGGCCTTTCCAGATGACTATCAGAgaagctagaaaaaaagaacagaatgtCAAATCAAAGTCACAgattgaaatggaaaacaacatACTGAAGAAGCAACTAGAGGAAGAAGCAGagtgtcagaagaaattccGAGCCAATCCAgtgcctgctgctgttttccttccactCTACCATGAAATCCTGCAACGAAACGAAGAACGCAGGAGGTCTGTGAAAGAGAGAAGCAAACTCAAGCTCTTGGCTTCTCAGAAGCCATTTAAATTCCTTGAACGAGAGAAGCAAAGGAATGAAATTAGGAAAATGCAATTAAGAGACCTTTCCGcacctgaaaagaaaacaaacctgttcaaagcaaaaccagttcCTAAATGTGTTTATAATCCAGCTGTTAACGACAAGCTAAGGGAGgaagagctctgcagagaaatcaGAATCAGAATGAGAGCTGAAGAGTTGCTACGTAATTCATCTCTACCTAGCAGCAGACTGGCTTTAAAAGATAccaataaaaagaagaaacacaagtGCGTTGAACCAAAGGAAACAGAACATAAACCCAAGATCAAATCAAGTGTTCCAGATTTTGAACTACTACACCAGAAGTTTCAGAAACGGCTCCTGCAACAAAAACAAGTGAAACACCTTACAGTCTGTGAACCTTTTGATCTTCGTACTCCATATATTCCCTCAAACAAGGGGAAGATTTTGAAGGACATTCAAGGGGATgaagaaaagttgaaagaaacACGCTGGCCGTATGCCTCTCCAAGACATAAACCTCAAATGAGACATTCAAGTGCTAATTCGCATCTCTCAGGATTTGGAGAATCTAAATCACCAAGAATCACAGAATCCACAAGACGGCGGCTACAAGCCTTAAG GAATTATGAGAAGCAGAGAATGCAAGAATATTTGCAAGAGTTgcaagaaatggaagaaagagtAAAACAAAGGCcattgctttttgaaagagTCACTCAG aaaaatgccagaatagctgcagaaaagcattaTTCTAGCAGACTGAGAGCGCTGGGCATTTGCCCAGagtttgtttcaaagaaaggaaaaacaactaaATTGCTACAATGCTCCAGTGCTGAAGATTTTAATAACTCCACTAATGCCAGAGAAAG AGTCATCGAGGATAAAGTGAAAGAAAGGGAATCCTTTGAGGAAGCAGCTGACAGCAGTCCTCGGTCTGAGCAGTcctgtgaggaggaggagggagaggagagaaaaggtgTCAAAACCTCCACCCAGGATGGCCAATCCAGTGAGCTGGAGGATGAAGAAGAGGCAAGAGCCAGCCCTTATGCTCATCAGCCTTGCCACGCAGGGGAGGCTGGGTCCAGCCCCTCCTCTGACCAGCACcgtgaagaggaggaggaggaagaggaagcaaaGGCAGGCCTGTCGCTTGGCCAttcccaggaggaggaggaggatcaTTCAAGACCCAGCTCTCAGTCTGGCCAGTCCCATGAGTGTGAAGAGGAAGGTCAGTCTGACCCTGAAGCTGAGGGTGCCTTCAGATATGAGGATGAGGAATATGAACATGATGATTCAGAAGAGAAACCTAGCGATGATGAAGCTGACTGA
- the FAM161A gene encoding protein FAM161A isoform X2, with protein MNTTFCWNDGFDLDSNTDREQTLSLNRDCDKWIDFSKMCNSNQEYYLKLEELKNAHLETMAKLESMYRNKLYLKGVQPLDKKNASFNMCCRPTWEKSSYQPLNLHKSFSDSDLSDPLGSSISDKSDRELAFEENGSETGSSAFAKQRIEKMWDGFSVEDYISHTKHSLPSSPAFRMIWKKQKAWSPKVTVPRPFQMTIREARKKEQNVKSKSQIEMENNILKKQLEEEAECQKKFRANPVPAAVFLPLYHEILQRNEERRRSVKERSKLKLLASQKPFKFLEREKQRNEIRKMQLRDLSAPEKKTNLFKAKPVPKCVYNPAVNDKLREEELCREIRIRMRAEELLRNSSLPSSRLALKDTNKKKKHKCVEPKETEHKPKIKSSVPDFELLHQKFQKRLLQQKQVKHLTVCEPFDLRTPYIPSNKGKILKDIQGDEEKLKETRWPYASPRHKPQMRHSSANSHLSGFGESKSPRITESTRRRLQALRDSLEEKRKLEEQQKRNRTKQKQRTKKLQKIVTARAEANDPHQSLAQMSKSKLKTFRNYEKQRMQEYLQELQEMEERVKQRPLLFERVTQKNARIAAEKHYSSRLRALGICPEFVSKKGKTTKLLQCSSAEDFNNSTNARERVIEDKVKERESFEEAADSSPRSEQSCEEEEGEERKGVKTSTQDGQSSELEDEEEARASPYAHQPCHAGEAGSSPSSDQHREEEEEEEEAKAGLSLGHSQEEEEDHSRPSSQSGQSHECEEEGQSDPEAEGAFRYEDEEYEHDDSEEKPSDDEAD; from the exons ATGAACACAACTTTTTGTTGGAAT GATGGTTTTGATTTGGATTCCAATACCGACAGAGAGCAGACACTCTCTCTAAATAGGGACTGTGACAAGTGGATAGACTTTTCCAAAATGTGCAATTCAAATCAAGAATATTACTTGAAGTTAGAAGAGTTGAAGAATGCCCACTTGGAGACCATGGCAAAATTAGAAAGCATGTATCGgaataaactgtatttaaaaggaGTACAGCCCTTGGacaagaaaaatgcttcttttaacATGTGTTGTAG gcCAACTTGGGAGAAGAGCTCGTATCAGCCTCTAAATTTACACAAATCCTTTTCAGACTCTGACTTAAGTGATCCCTTAGGCTCTAGTATATCTGATAAGTCTGACAGAGAATtagcatttgaagaaaatggtaGTGAAACTGGATCATCTGCATTTGCTAAGCAACGGATCGAAAAAATGTGGGACGGGTTTTCTGTGGAAGACTACATCTCTCACACCAAACACAGCTTACCAAGCTCACCAGCCTTCAGAATGatatggaagaaacagaaagcatggTCACCAAAAGTTACTGTGCCCAGGCCTTTCCAGATGACTATCAGAgaagctagaaaaaaagaacagaatgtCAAATCAAAGTCACAgattgaaatggaaaacaacatACTGAAGAAGCAACTAGAGGAAGAAGCAGagtgtcagaagaaattccGAGCCAATCCAgtgcctgctgctgttttccttccactCTACCATGAAATCCTGCAACGAAACGAAGAACGCAGGAGGTCTGTGAAAGAGAGAAGCAAACTCAAGCTCTTGGCTTCTCAGAAGCCATTTAAATTCCTTGAACGAGAGAAGCAAAGGAATGAAATTAGGAAAATGCAATTAAGAGACCTTTCCGcacctgaaaagaaaacaaacctgttcaaagcaaaaccagttcCTAAATGTGTTTATAATCCAGCTGTTAACGACAAGCTAAGGGAGgaagagctctgcagagaaatcaGAATCAGAATGAGAGCTGAAGAGTTGCTACGTAATTCATCTCTACCTAGCAGCAGACTGGCTTTAAAAGATAccaataaaaagaagaaacacaagtGCGTTGAACCAAAGGAAACAGAACATAAACCCAAGATCAAATCAAGTGTTCCAGATTTTGAACTACTACACCAGAAGTTTCAGAAACGGCTCCTGCAACAAAAACAAGTGAAACACCTTACAGTCTGTGAACCTTTTGATCTTCGTACTCCATATATTCCCTCAAACAAGGGGAAGATTTTGAAGGACATTCAAGGGGATgaagaaaagttgaaagaaacACGCTGGCCGTATGCCTCTCCAAGACATAAACCTCAAATGAGACATTCAAGTGCTAATTCGCATCTCTCAGGATTTGGAGAATCTAAATCACCAAGAATCACAGAATCCACAAGACGGCGGCTACAAGCCTTAAG GGATTCActtgaggaaaagagaaagctggaagaacaacaaaaaaggaacagaacaaagcagaaacaaagaacGAAAAAACTCCAGAAAATTGTAACAGCTCGGGCTGAGGCCAATGACCCACATCAGAGCCTAGCTCAGATGTCtaaatccaaattaaaaacattcag GAATTATGAGAAGCAGAGAATGCAAGAATATTTGCAAGAGTTgcaagaaatggaagaaagagtAAAACAAAGGCcattgctttttgaaagagTCACTCAG aaaaatgccagaatagctgcagaaaagcattaTTCTAGCAGACTGAGAGCGCTGGGCATTTGCCCAGagtttgtttcaaagaaaggaaaaacaactaaATTGCTACAATGCTCCAGTGCTGAAGATTTTAATAACTCCACTAATGCCAGAGAAAG AGTCATCGAGGATAAAGTGAAAGAAAGGGAATCCTTTGAGGAAGCAGCTGACAGCAGTCCTCGGTCTGAGCAGTcctgtgaggaggaggagggagaggagagaaaaggtgTCAAAACCTCCACCCAGGATGGCCAATCCAGTGAGCTGGAGGATGAAGAAGAGGCAAGAGCCAGCCCTTATGCTCATCAGCCTTGCCACGCAGGGGAGGCTGGGTCCAGCCCCTCCTCTGACCAGCACcgtgaagaggaggaggaggaagaggaagcaaaGGCAGGCCTGTCGCTTGGCCAttcccaggaggaggaggaggatcaTTCAAGACCCAGCTCTCAGTCTGGCCAGTCCCATGAGTGTGAAGAGGAAGGTCAGTCTGACCCTGAAGCTGAGGGTGCCTTCAGATATGAGGATGAGGAATATGAACATGATGATTCAGAAGAGAAACCTAGCGATGATGAAGCTGACTGA
- the FAM161A gene encoding protein FAM161A isoform X4, protein MCNSNQEYYLKLEELKNAHLETMAKLESMYRNKLYLKGVQPLDKKNASFNMCCRPTWEKSSYQPLNLHKSFSDSDLSDPLGSSISDKSDRELAFEENGSETGSSAFAKQRIEKMWDGFSVEDYISHTKHSLPSSPAFRMIWKKQKAWSPKVTVPRPFQMTIREARKKEQNVKSKSQIEMENNILKKQLEEEAECQKKFRANPVPAAVFLPLYHEILQRNEERRRSVKERSKLKLLASQKPFKFLEREKQRNEIRKMQLRDLSAPEKKTNLFKAKPVPKCVYNPAVNDKLREEELCREIRIRMRAEELLRNSSLPSSRLALKDTNKKKKHKCVEPKETEHKPKIKSSVPDFELLHQKFQKRLLQQKQVKHLTVCEPFDLRTPYIPSNKGKILKDIQGDEEKLKETRWPYASPRHKPQMRHSSANSHLSGFGESKSPRITESTRRRLQALRDSLEEKRKLEEQQKRNRTKQKQRTKKLQKIVTARAEANDPHQSLAQMSKSKLKTFRNYEKQRMQEYLQELQEMEERVKQRPLLFERVTQKNARIAAEKHYSSRLRALGICPEFVSKKGKTTKLLQCSSAEDFNNSTNARERVIEDKVKERESFEEAADSSPRSEQSCEEEEGEERKGVKTSTQDGQSSELEDEEEARASPYAHQPCHAGEAGSSPSSDQHREEEEEEEEAKAGLSLGHSQEEEEDHSRPSSQSGQSHECEEEGQSDPEAEGAFRYEDEEYEHDDSEEKPSDDEAD, encoded by the exons ATGTGCAATTCAAATCAAGAATATTACTTGAAGTTAGAAGAGTTGAAGAATGCCCACTTGGAGACCATGGCAAAATTAGAAAGCATGTATCGgaataaactgtatttaaaaggaGTACAGCCCTTGGacaagaaaaatgcttcttttaacATGTGTTGTAG gcCAACTTGGGAGAAGAGCTCGTATCAGCCTCTAAATTTACACAAATCCTTTTCAGACTCTGACTTAAGTGATCCCTTAGGCTCTAGTATATCTGATAAGTCTGACAGAGAATtagcatttgaagaaaatggtaGTGAAACTGGATCATCTGCATTTGCTAAGCAACGGATCGAAAAAATGTGGGACGGGTTTTCTGTGGAAGACTACATCTCTCACACCAAACACAGCTTACCAAGCTCACCAGCCTTCAGAATGatatggaagaaacagaaagcatggTCACCAAAAGTTACTGTGCCCAGGCCTTTCCAGATGACTATCAGAgaagctagaaaaaaagaacagaatgtCAAATCAAAGTCACAgattgaaatggaaaacaacatACTGAAGAAGCAACTAGAGGAAGAAGCAGagtgtcagaagaaattccGAGCCAATCCAgtgcctgctgctgttttccttccactCTACCATGAAATCCTGCAACGAAACGAAGAACGCAGGAGGTCTGTGAAAGAGAGAAGCAAACTCAAGCTCTTGGCTTCTCAGAAGCCATTTAAATTCCTTGAACGAGAGAAGCAAAGGAATGAAATTAGGAAAATGCAATTAAGAGACCTTTCCGcacctgaaaagaaaacaaacctgttcaaagcaaaaccagttcCTAAATGTGTTTATAATCCAGCTGTTAACGACAAGCTAAGGGAGgaagagctctgcagagaaatcaGAATCAGAATGAGAGCTGAAGAGTTGCTACGTAATTCATCTCTACCTAGCAGCAGACTGGCTTTAAAAGATAccaataaaaagaagaaacacaagtGCGTTGAACCAAAGGAAACAGAACATAAACCCAAGATCAAATCAAGTGTTCCAGATTTTGAACTACTACACCAGAAGTTTCAGAAACGGCTCCTGCAACAAAAACAAGTGAAACACCTTACAGTCTGTGAACCTTTTGATCTTCGTACTCCATATATTCCCTCAAACAAGGGGAAGATTTTGAAGGACATTCAAGGGGATgaagaaaagttgaaagaaacACGCTGGCCGTATGCCTCTCCAAGACATAAACCTCAAATGAGACATTCAAGTGCTAATTCGCATCTCTCAGGATTTGGAGAATCTAAATCACCAAGAATCACAGAATCCACAAGACGGCGGCTACAAGCCTTAAG GGATTCActtgaggaaaagagaaagctggaagaacaacaaaaaaggaacagaacaaagcagaaacaaagaacGAAAAAACTCCAGAAAATTGTAACAGCTCGGGCTGAGGCCAATGACCCACATCAGAGCCTAGCTCAGATGTCtaaatccaaattaaaaacattcag GAATTATGAGAAGCAGAGAATGCAAGAATATTTGCAAGAGTTgcaagaaatggaagaaagagtAAAACAAAGGCcattgctttttgaaagagTCACTCAG aaaaatgccagaatagctgcagaaaagcattaTTCTAGCAGACTGAGAGCGCTGGGCATTTGCCCAGagtttgtttcaaagaaaggaaaaacaactaaATTGCTACAATGCTCCAGTGCTGAAGATTTTAATAACTCCACTAATGCCAGAGAAAG AGTCATCGAGGATAAAGTGAAAGAAAGGGAATCCTTTGAGGAAGCAGCTGACAGCAGTCCTCGGTCTGAGCAGTcctgtgaggaggaggagggagaggagagaaaaggtgTCAAAACCTCCACCCAGGATGGCCAATCCAGTGAGCTGGAGGATGAAGAAGAGGCAAGAGCCAGCCCTTATGCTCATCAGCCTTGCCACGCAGGGGAGGCTGGGTCCAGCCCCTCCTCTGACCAGCACcgtgaagaggaggaggaggaagaggaagcaaaGGCAGGCCTGTCGCTTGGCCAttcccaggaggaggaggaggatcaTTCAAGACCCAGCTCTCAGTCTGGCCAGTCCCATGAGTGTGAAGAGGAAGGTCAGTCTGACCCTGAAGCTGAGGGTGCCTTCAGATATGAGGATGAGGAATATGAACATGATGATTCAGAAGAGAAACCTAGCGATGATGAAGCTGACTGA